CCAAGGGCACCGGTGCTTCCGGTTCTTTCAAGCTCAACAAGAAGGCTTCTGCAGGTGAGGGCAAAGCTAAGGGCAAGAAAGCTGCTCCCGCCAAGGCCAAGAAGCCGGCTAGCGCTGCGGCCAAGAAGCCCAAGAAAGCTGCGGGGGCGGCAGCTGCCAAGAAAAGCGTAAAGAAGACGCCGAAGAAGGTCAAGAAGCCTGCTGCGGTGGGAGCCAAGAAGGCGACGAAGAGCCCAAAGAAGCCCAAAGCCGCCAAGGCGAAAAAAGTGGCCAAGAGCCCGGCTAAGGCCAAGCTGGTTAAGCCCAAGGGGGCTAAACCTAAGACAGCTAAGCCTAAGAAGGCAGCGCcgaagaagaaatgaagggtgCTACGGAAAAATTCCGCTTTTAGAAGCCTCAAAAGGCTCTTTTAAGAGCCACCCCAAATTCTCAAGACAAAGAGCTTGTTTAACACGATACTTCCTgatcctcttcccccttcccacaGTTTCCCTACACTCTTGCCGCGGGGTGGGGGGCGCCAGGACAAATCAGTGCCTCTTTGGGAAAGAGAGACGCACCTTGGTTTTTCAAAAAGACCTCTTCCGTGCATGCGGCTCGCCAGCTTGGCTATAAAGAGAACCGCTTTTTTAGCATTTTCGAAGGCACTTCAGGCCCCAGAGCGCTCGGCTGAGGTTGTAAGATTCGGCAGTCTTGGGGCCAGAGAAATCCTGTGCTTGTCACTAATGAGCGAGGCgaaaggctggggggggggggggtactgAGACTGGGCTGCACGTGGAAACCCGAGACTTGTGCGTGCTTCATGTTGGGTAACACTACGAAGGGGAAGTGGGAATCGGGGCGTGTAACGGccttttttcttgaaaaaattgGGTGGCTCTGAAAAGAGCCTTTGATGCCTGTGTCGGGGGCTAGTCTTCATGAACGCCTTTACTTGCCCTTGCCTTTGTGGTGACTCTCGGTCTTCTTGGGCAAGAGCACAGCCTGAATGTTGGGCAGAACGCCGCCCTGGGCAATGGTGACTTTGCCCAGTAACTTGTTGAGCTCCTCGTCGTTGCGGATGGCCAGCTGCAGGTGGCGGGGAATGATACGCGTCTTCTTGTTGTCCCGGGCGGCGTTACCAGCCAACTCCAGGATCTCAGCAGTCAGGTACTCCAGCACGGCTGCTAGATAGACTGGCGCTCCCGCGCCGACTCGCTCGGAGTAGTTGCCTTTGCGGAGCAAACGGTGCACCCGACCTACGGGAAACTGCAGGCCTGCCCGAGAAGAACGAGACTTGGCCTTAGCGCGGGCTTTACCTCCCTGCTTTCCGCGTCCTGACATGGCAGAGATAAAAGTAACTCTTGGCTGAAGCGGAAAAAAAAGACCTGGTTTTTCCTCCTTTCGCAGGACGCAGG
The window above is part of the Gracilinanus agilis isolate LMUSP501 chromosome 4, AgileGrace, whole genome shotgun sequence genome. Proteins encoded here:
- the LOC123243891 gene encoding histone H1.4-like; protein product: MSETAPAAPAAPAPAPAEKTPVKKKAKKPAGAGAARRKAAGPPVSELITKAVEASKERSGVSLAALKKALAAAGYDVEKNNSRIKLGLKSLVSKGTLVQTKGTGASGSFKLNKKASAGEGKAKGKKAAPAKAKKPASAAAKKPKKAAGAAAAKKSVKKTPKKVKKPAAVGAKKATKSPKKPKAAKAKKVAKSPAKAKLVKPKGAKPKTAKPKKAAPKKK
- the LOC123243895 gene encoding histone H2A type 1, with translation MSGRGKQGGKARAKAKSRSSRAGLQFPVGRVHRLLRKGNYSERVGAGAPVYLAAVLEYLTAEILELAGNAARDNKKTRIIPRHLQLAIRNDEELNKLLGKVTIAQGGVLPNIQAVLLPKKTESHHKGKGK